A stretch of DNA from Cyanobacterium stanieri LEGE 03274:
AAAGAAAGTCAAAAAGTCTAGTTTTATTAAGTGCTTATTTTTGGATTGTTGTAGCTGTTCCCTTAATTTTTGTATTTTATTTTTACATTCTTAAAGTATCTTTTTTAGGGGTCTTATTGATAATTCTAAAACAAGCTATAAATGGGATATTAAATGCAATAATAGCTAGTGTTTTTATCTATTATTTACCTATTGATAAATGGTTAAAAATTTCTCCTAAAAAATTAATCTTACCCTTCGAGCAAACCCTTTTTAATATATTAATTATCTGTACTTTTATACCTTTATTGTTGTTTAGCATTATCGCCAGTAATCATCAATTACAAGAAATAGAAAGTCAGATCGTTTCTCGCTTAAATCAAGTGTCCGAAAGTTTAACTAATAAAATTGTTTTATGGCAAGAAGATAATAAAAGGGCGATCGCTCTTTTAGCCCAACAAGAATCGAATAATCTCGTAGAAACAAATTTATCAAAAATATTGGAAATCTTACCTTATTTTGACAAGATTTATATTACCAATCCACAAGGAATAATAACCAATGTAGTAACCAATCAAGAAGAAAAAATAGAAGAATTATTAGGATTAGATATTAGCAACACAGAACAATTTATTGTTTCAGAATTTAATCAAGAAAATCTAATTACCGAACTACATAGCGACATTGCCAATAAAACTTTACACATTGGTTTTGTCAGTTCCATTATTAAAAATAATCAATGGTCAGGGTTAGTTTATGGAGCAATAAATGTCCAAACCTTAGAAACCTTTATCAACGATAACGCCCAAATTTTTCAAACAGATATATTTCTCCTTGGCTCTGATAACAAAATAATATTAAGTTCTAGTTCCCATCATATAGAAAATCGTTTTTTTACCCTACAAACCAATAACGATTATGAAGTGCGTGGGGTGGAGCAAACTCCTGTGCGATCGCCCAGTTACCCAAGCCCATATCCCGACGAAAATATATATCATTCCCTGCCCATAATGCCAGGCACGCCAATTATGTCAAGATGGCGACAATCAAGCTACTTCCAACAAATTCCCCTTCCCGAAACCATACCCCTAAGAATAATAACCAGTGTAGCTACCCAACCCTACGTCGATAACTTACAAAGATATTATGTAAGACTCTTAGCGATCATGATGATTATCGTCCTAATCACCTTCTTCGTTGCCTATAAAATTAGTCAAAACATCGTACAACCCATCAAAACCCTTACCACCATAACCACCGACTTACCAGAAAAAATAACCTCAGACCAAGCCATAGAATGGCAACAAACCACCATCGAAGAAATAGAAATCCTCAGTAACAACTATCAATCCATGGTAATGGTTCTCAGGGAAAAATTTACTCAACTAAGAGAATCAAAAGAAAATTTAGCCATCAGGATAGCAGAGCGCACCCAAGAACTACAACTAAACACCCAAAAACTAGAACTCCAGATAGAAAAAAAACAACAAATAGAACAAAGACTCAGAGAAAAAGACGAACGCTACGAACTAGCCGTATCAGGCACCAACGACGGCATCTGGGATTGGAACCTAAACACCAACGAAGTATATTACTCCCCCGCATGGATGCGTATCATTGGCTACGAACAAAATCCCTTACCCCCCACCCTAGACACATGGTTTGAGCGTATTTATAGCGAAGACAAAGAAAATAACCTCCAAGAAATTTATTTATACCTCAACAACAAAAAAGAACTATATCAAAATATTCACCGTCTCCAACACCGTGACGGCAATTACGTTTGGGTACAAGCCAAAGGAAAAAGAGACTTTGACAGCGAAGGTAAACCTTATCGTCTCGTGGGTACAATCACCGACATTACCGATAAAGTAAAAGTAGAGCAAGAATTGAGAATTGCCAAAGAACAAGCCGAAGCCGCTAACCTTGCCAAAAGTCAATTTTTAGCCACCATGAGCCATGAAATCCGTACCCCCATGAATGCCGTTATCGGTATGACAGGATTACTACTCGACACCGAATTAACCCCCGAACAACAAGAATTTACCGAAATCATCCGCACCAGTAGTGATAGCCTTCTAAGCATCATAAACGACATACTAGACTTCTCCAAAATTGAATCAGGAAAACTTGAACTCGAACAACAACCCTTCTCCCTCTATCAAGTAGTAGAAGAATCCCTCGACTTATTAGCCCCCAAAGCATCCCAAAAAAATATTGAATTAGTCTATTTTCTCGATCCCGAAATATCACCTTCTATCATTGGTGACGTTACCCGCCTAAGACAAGTATTAGTAAACCTCCTCAGTAACGCCGTCAAATTTACCCCCAAAGGAGAAGTGGTTTTATCGGTTAATATCCATTCTCCTCACCTTTCCGATAGTCAATTAGGTTACCTACTCTTTGTGGTAGAAGACACAGGCATTGGCATCCCAAGTAACCGCATGGATAAACTATTTAAAGCCTTTTCCCAAGTAGATGCCTCCACCACCCGCAACTATGGTGGCACAGGATTAGGTTTAGCCATCTGTCAGAAATTAGTTAACTTAATGGGTGGTAGTATGTGGGTAGAAAGTAAAGGTCATGTGGCAGGGGATTGCCCCCCTGGGTGGCAGATTACTTCCCATAGTGAAACCCTTGGTTCAAAATTTTGTTTCACCATCAAAACCAGATTTTCTAGCGATAATCCCACCGCTATCGAAACTCAAAATTCTTTATTACGAGGGAAAAAAGTTTTAATCGTTGATGATAATGAAATTAATCGTCGTATGTTGCTTACCCAGTGTCGTAAGTTTGGGTTAGAAGTGTTAGTAACCGCTTCAGGAAAAGAAACCCTAGAAGTGATTCAAGGACAACCAGATATTGATTTGGCTATTCTTGATATGCAAATGCCCAAAATGGATGGGGTTACCTTGGCTAAGGCCATTAGTGCCATGGAAAAATATCATCATACTCCCCTTATTTTACTAAGTTCCATTGGACACGCAGAAATCGAAAAAGCTCTCGGGCAGGTAAATTGGGCGGCAACCCTCATTAAGCCCATCAAGCAGTCAAGACTATATTATGTTTTGTCAAAAATAGTTCAAAATCCCCATTTAAAAGCCAAACCTAATCAGTTAGCGAATATTTCTTTGACTGATACCATGGGAGGGCAAGAATTAGCCCTGACAACTCCCCTTAAAATTCTCATCGCCGAGGATAATATTATCAATCAAAAGGTAATTACTAATATTCTCAAGCGTTTGGGTTATCGTGCTGATGTGGTTGCTAATGGGTTGGAGGTTTTAGATACTTTACGCCGTCAGTCTTATGATTTAATTTTGATGGATGTACAAATGCCAGAAATGGATGGTTTAACGGCTACTCGTCAAATACGTACCCTTTGGAATAGTTCTAATAATGATTTCCATGGACAACCGCCCCATATTATTGCCATGACGGCTAATGCCATGGAAGGGGATAGGGAAAGATGTTTGGAGGCGGGAATGGATGATTATTTGTCGAAGCCTGTGAGGGTAGAAGCATTAATTGAAAAGTTAAAAACCGTGAGAAGATCCGATTCTGCCGTTATATTTAATAGTAGTTACCAAAAGGAAAAACCCGTTATTAAGCGTTCGATGACTGAATTAGATCAAAATATAATTGCTGAGTTAAAGGATATGATAGGGGAGGAGGATTTTGAGGAAGTTTTTCAAGACTTAATCAATTCTTATTTAGAGGATAGTCCTAAGTTGGTAGAGGATCTTAAAGTTGGGGTGGAGAAAAAGGATTTGGCACAAATTAAGATTAATTCCCATACCCTCAAGTCTAGTAGTATTACCCTTGGGGCTAGTTACCTGTCCGATTTGTGTCGGCAGGTTGAGGGGCATTGTCAGGATGGCAATATGGAGGCCATTGGGGAGTTATTGCCTTTGATATTGGATGAGTATGCCCATGTGGAGGATTTGATGGAGGGGGAGTTGGAAAGGCTCGATTCTTAAGCTCTTGGTTGAATTAGGTTGGAGGTTTTATGGTTCTGATGAATGATTTTACCGTCAGAAAATTGGATGATTCGATGGGTAAGTTCGGCTACTTCATGTTCATGGGTGACTAAAATTATGGTCATTCCTTCTTTATTCAACTGAGCAAAGATTTCCATTACTTCTTGGGTGGTTTCTGTGTCTAGGGCTCCGGTGGGTTCGTCGGCTAAGAGGATCAGGGGTTTATTGACTATGGCACGGGCGATCGCCACTCGCTGTTGTTGTCCTCCCGAAAGTTGATTAGGACGGTTATAAAGACGATTTTCTAATCCTACTTTTGATAAGGCTTCTACGGCCCTAGTTTTTTGCTCCTCAGGGGATACCCCCGCATATTTCATGGGTAAAATAACGTTATCCAATGCACTGAGTTGGGGGAGAAGATGAAATTGTTGAAATACAAAACCAATGCTCTGATTACGAATTATGGCCAGTTGCCGAGATGACAAGGAAGCCACATTATCTCCGTTAAGATAATATTCTCCCTTAGTAGGTCTATCTAAACAACCTAAGATATTCATCATGGTAGATTTACCAGAGCCTGAAGTTCCCATAATAGAACAGTATTCCCCCGACTCAATGGTTAAGTTAACCCCTGACAGGGCAACTACTTCTGTGTTACCACTGCCATAGATTTTATAGATATTTTCTAACTTAATTAAAATATTATCTAAACTAGAATCTTTGTTTTCCATTCTTTAGGTAAGGTTTGACCATGAATTATACTTACTTGCATAGTAAGCTAAAATTGATTCTAGTTGCTCGTTTTCCTTGGTAGGGAGATCCCCATCATATTCTATCAATAACCCCCCCACCTGACTTTGTAGATGGTGAAATTCTTGGGAGGTTTGTTCTAATAAACTTACTTCAATGCCTTTTATCTGTCTTAGATGGGCCGCTACTTCCCTATATATAGCTAATGGGAGGCGATCGCACCTTATCTTTCTTTGTACTCTTTCCATA
This window harbors:
- a CDS encoding response regulator, giving the protein MKNKVKQINVGLFALIILAYLGNYFNLRLFFGVDFIFGSIFVWLISYYYGKFWGGISGFIAAIHTYFLWGHIYSVIIYSLEAFFVNFWWQRKSKSLVLLSAYFWIVVAVPLIFVFYFYILKVSFLGVLLIILKQAINGILNAIIASVFIYYLPIDKWLKISPKKLILPFEQTLFNILIICTFIPLLLFSIIASNHQLQEIESQIVSRLNQVSESLTNKIVLWQEDNKRAIALLAQQESNNLVETNLSKILEILPYFDKIYITNPQGIITNVVTNQEEKIEELLGLDISNTEQFIVSEFNQENLITELHSDIANKTLHIGFVSSIIKNNQWSGLVYGAINVQTLETFINDNAQIFQTDIFLLGSDNKIILSSSSHHIENRFFTLQTNNDYEVRGVEQTPVRSPSYPSPYPDENIYHSLPIMPGTPIMSRWRQSSYFQQIPLPETIPLRIITSVATQPYVDNLQRYYVRLLAIMMIIVLITFFVAYKISQNIVQPIKTLTTITTDLPEKITSDQAIEWQQTTIEEIEILSNNYQSMVMVLREKFTQLRESKENLAIRIAERTQELQLNTQKLELQIEKKQQIEQRLREKDERYELAVSGTNDGIWDWNLNTNEVYYSPAWMRIIGYEQNPLPPTLDTWFERIYSEDKENNLQEIYLYLNNKKELYQNIHRLQHRDGNYVWVQAKGKRDFDSEGKPYRLVGTITDITDKVKVEQELRIAKEQAEAANLAKSQFLATMSHEIRTPMNAVIGMTGLLLDTELTPEQQEFTEIIRTSSDSLLSIINDILDFSKIESGKLELEQQPFSLYQVVEESLDLLAPKASQKNIELVYFLDPEISPSIIGDVTRLRQVLVNLLSNAVKFTPKGEVVLSVNIHSPHLSDSQLGYLLFVVEDTGIGIPSNRMDKLFKAFSQVDASTTRNYGGTGLGLAICQKLVNLMGGSMWVESKGHVAGDCPPGWQITSHSETLGSKFCFTIKTRFSSDNPTAIETQNSLLRGKKVLIVDDNEINRRMLLTQCRKFGLEVLVTASGKETLEVIQGQPDIDLAILDMQMPKMDGVTLAKAISAMEKYHHTPLILLSSIGHAEIEKALGQVNWAATLIKPIKQSRLYYVLSKIVQNPHLKAKPNQLANISLTDTMGGQELALTTPLKILIAEDNIINQKVITNILKRLGYRADVVANGLEVLDTLRRQSYDLILMDVQMPEMDGLTATRQIRTLWNSSNNDFHGQPPHIIAMTANAMEGDRERCLEAGMDDYLSKPVRVEALIEKLKTVRRSDSAVIFNSSYQKEKPVIKRSMTELDQNIIAELKDMIGEEDFEEVFQDLINSYLEDSPKLVEDLKVGVEKKDLAQIKINSHTLKSSSITLGASYLSDLCRQVEGHCQDGNMEAIGELLPLILDEYAHVEDLMEGELERLDS
- a CDS encoding ABC transporter ATP-binding protein, which produces MENKDSSLDNILIKLENIYKIYGSGNTEVVALSGVNLTIESGEYCSIMGTSGSGKSTMMNILGCLDRPTKGEYYLNGDNVASLSSRQLAIIRNQSIGFVFQQFHLLPQLSALDNVILPMKYAGVSPEEQKTRAVEALSKVGLENRLYNRPNQLSGGQQQRVAIARAIVNKPLILLADEPTGALDTETTQEVMEIFAQLNKEGMTIILVTHEHEVAELTHRIIQFSDGKIIHQNHKTSNLIQPRA